The DNA window CGAACACCAGGAACGTCGTGTACGCCGGGGTCAGGTACCAGCGACTGGCAGCCGTTGCGGTGGCCGCCACGACGACCAGCGCGATCGCGGCGCCGAAGACCCAGGCCGGGGCGTCGGTCGCGACCAGGCCGATGGCCAGCAGCGCGCCGACCACTACGTCGGCGATCCGGTCCACCGACCGCATCCGCTGCACGTCCGGCACCGGACGCATCACGATCAGCCCGGCGATCACCGGCCAGCCGACGTGCTCGAGGTCGAGCCCGAACCCGATCGCCGCGCAGACCGCGCCCGTCGTACCCGCGAGGAGGCCGAACCGCGCCATCACGGCGCGGGTCGGGGCCGGAGGCGCTGCCGCAGCCGATGCCGGAGGTCGCTCGGGCCAGCACGTCGCAACCAGGAGCGCCCAGGTCGAGCCGAGGACGAGGGTCAGGCCCAGGTCCCAGGAGCTCCGGACCCCGGGGTAGCTCAGGCCCGCTCCCATCAGGGGCAGGCACAGGCTCAGCACCAGCGCACCCGCGGGCTGGTCCGCGGCGACCCGTCCTGCGAGCACGGCGACCACGAAGAGGCCGGCGACCGCGAGCGGGGGCCAGACCGCCAGCGCGGACCCCAGCACGATCGAGGCGCCCGCGAGGTAGCCGACCACGGCGGCCCGCAGCCTCCCACGACGTCGCGGCGCCAACGGCAGGATCCCGGCCGGGATGACCCCGACCGCCAGCAGCGCCGCGAGCTGGACGTCGTGCACGGCGACGGCCGCGGCCGGGAGCGCCAGGAGGAGCCCGCGGAGTGCGCCCGCTCCCTCCCACCTGACGGCAGGCGGGGCGGAGGAGGGAGCCGTCGTCACGATCGCGACGCTAGGTCCACGCCATTGTCGGGGAGTCACCCGACGCGGGTGAGACATCGCGGTCCGTAGGGTTGCGGCCATGAGCACGAAGAGATCCGCCTGGCTCAGCTGGACCACCCTCGCCCCCGTCGCCGCCCTCGTGGTGCTGGCGCTCGCGTGGGGCCGCCACCCGGGCACGGTGGCGGCGGTCGCGGTCGGGATCTTCCTGATCGGCGCCGTGCTGTCCGCCGTGCACCACGCCGAGGTGGTCGCGCACCGGGTCGGCGAGCCCTTCGGCTCGCTGCTGCTCGCGGTCGCCGTCACGGTCATCGAGGTGGCGCTGATCGTGACGCTGATGGTCGGCGGCAGCGGCGACACGTCCGCCCTGGCCAGGGACACCGTCTTCGCCGCCGTGATGATCACGCTCAACGGCATCGTCGGGCTGTCCCTGCTCATCGGCGCGGTGCGCTACCGGATGGCGGTCTTCAACCCCGAGGGAGCCGGCTCCGCACTGATGACCGTCGTGGCGCTCGCGACCCTGACGCTGGTGCTGCCCCGCTTCACGACGTCCCACCCGGGGCCGGAGTTCTCCTCCGCCCAGCTCACCTTCGCCGCCGTGGCCTCGCTGGGTCTCTACGGCATCTTCGTCTTCACCCAGACCGTCAAGCACCGCGACTTCTTCCTCCCGGTCTCGACCGGCCCGGGCTCCGGCTCCGTGGACCGCCCGGTCGACGGGCCGGTCGACCTGGACGGCGACGGGCACGCGGACCCCCCGAGCGACCGGGCCGCGCTGGCCAGCCTGGCGCTCCTGCTCCTCGGCCTGGTCGCCGTGGTCGGGCTGGCCAAGGTCGAGTCCTACCCGATCGAGGACGGCGTCGACTTCCTCGGCTTCCCGCACTCGTTCGTCGGTGTCGTCATCGCCCTGCTCGTGCTGCTGCCGGAGTCCATCGCGGCCGGCCGGGCCGCCGCGCGCAACCGGGTGCAGACCAGTCTCAACCTCGCCTACGGCTCGGCGATGGCGAGCATCGGCTTGACGATCCCCGCCATTGCGATCGCCTCGATCTGGCTGGACGGCCCGCTGGTGCTCGGCCTCGAGCCGACCCAGATGGTGCTGCTGCTGGTGTCGGTGATCGTCTCGGTCCTCACCGTCGTGCCCGGCCGGTCGAAGTCGCTGCAGGGGTTCGTGCACCTGTCCCTGCTGGCGGCCTTCGTCTTCCTGGCCATCAACCCGTAGCGGAGTCGCCGCTGGGTCGTCAGGATCGGACGAGCACCCGAGGAGCGGTGCCGAGCCGAGCCGCGGGAGCGGCGTTGGCGCGCAGGTGGATGTTCTGGAGCAGCCCGATCGCCAGCATGCCGGCGAACATCGAGCTGCCGCCGTACGACACGAACGGGAGAGGTACGCCGGTCACCGGCATGATCCCCAGGCACATCCCGATGTTCTGGAAGGCCTGGAAGCCGAACCAGCAGGCGATGCCGGCCGCGGCCAGCCGCCCGAAGACGTCGTCGGTGCGGACCGCGATCGCGAGCGCCCGCCAGATCACCACCGCGAGCAGCGCGATCAGCACGCCCGCGCCGATCAGGCCGAGCTCCTCCCCCGCGACCGTGAAGACGAAGTCGGTGTGCTGCTCGGGGACGAACCCCGCGCGCGTCTGGGAGCCGCTGAAGAGGCCCTCGCCGGTCAGCCCGCCGCTGCCGATCGCGATGCGCGCCTGCTCGACGTTGTAGCCGGCGCCGCGCGGGTCGAGGTCGGGGTTGGTGAACGCGAGGAAGCGCTCGATCTGGTACTGCTTCAGGAAGCCGCCGGCCACCGCGGCGACCGCGGCGGTCACGCCGCCGGCGGCGAGCAGCGCGAGCCAGCGGCGCGGGGCACCCGAGACGGCGACGACGCCCAGCACGGTCGCGGAGAGCACCAGCATCGTGCCCAGGTCGGGCTGCAGCAGGATCAGCACGGTGGGCACGCCGGCGATCACCAGCATCCCGACGACGTCGCCGACGCTGCCGCCGGCGCGACCCCGCCGTGCGTCGGCGCGCTCGGCCACCCACAGCGCCATGCCGACGACCACCGCGAGCTTGGCGAACTCCGACGGCTGGATCGACATGCCGCCGAGCTGCAGCCAGGACTGGGACCCGTTGACGGTGCTGCCCATGGCCAGCACCAGCACCAGCCCGACGACGGAGCCGAGGTAGACGAGGGGGGCGATGATCCGCACCCACCGGTGGTCGGTGGCCAGCACCAGGACCATGAGCACGAGCCCGATGACGACGTTGACGAGCTGCTTGCGCAGGTACGCCGTGGTGTCGCCGCCGGTGAGGTCCTCGCGGTGGCTGGTCGCCGACCACACGAGCAGCGTGCCGAGCGTGACCAGCGCCAGGACGGCCAGCGTCAGGATCCAGTCGAGCCGGGGCACCTTCATGTCAGTTCTCCTTCGCCGAGCTCGGCGGCAGGATCGAGCCGTCGGCCATGAACGTCGGCAGCCCGGCCGGCGGCGTGGTGCCGGGGATCGCGGCCTTGCTCGGGTCGACCGTCGTCCCCTTGATGCCGTAGAGCGCCTCCCAGATCGCGCGGACGGCCGGGCCGGTGGTGCCGGACCCGGTGCCCGCCTGGGTCACCATGGCGATCACGACGTAGTTCTCGTCGTACGTCGCGACCCAGGAGGTCGACTGCTTGCCCTGGACCTCGGCGGAGCCGGTCTTGCCGCGGATGTGGACCCGGTCAAGCGGGAAGCCGCCGAACTTCCAGGCGAGCGTGCCCACCTTCGGGGTGCCGAGCAGCGCCTGGTCGACGTAGCGCAGGCTCGCGGCCGACGCGTCGATCCTGCCCTGCACCTTCGGCTTGATCTTCTTGATGGTCGTCCCGTCCGCGCTGACCACGGCCTTCGCGACCCGCGGCTCGTAGAGCGTGCCGCCGTTGGAGAGGGCGGCGTACGCCCGCGCGAGCTGGAGCGGCGTGACGATGGTGTCGCCCTGGCCGATCGAGTAGTTCACGGCGTCGCCGGCACGGTAGTAGCTGCCCTCGAGGCAGAACTCGTGCGCGAAGAGCCGCAGGAAGTCGGAGGTGGCCGAGTCGTCCTTGTCGATCTTGCAGTAGTAGGACTTCATCGACTTCCAGTAGCCCAGCTTCCAGTGCCGGTCGGCGATCCGGCCGGTGGCCTCACCGGGCAGGTCGACCCCGGTCTCGCTGCCGAAGCCGAAGTCCTTGGCCTCGTCGACCAGCGGGTCCTTCGCGTCGACGTTCTGGGGGTCCGACCCGTACTGCTGCCAGTACTTCAGCCCGACCCGGTAGAAGAACGTGTCGCAGGACAGCTGCAGCGCCTGGTCGAAGCCGATGAAGCCGTGCGCGGCGGACTCGTAGTTCTTGAACCAGCGGTTGCCGACCTGCAGCCCGGACGAGCAGTCCAGACGGGTGTCGGGGGTGAAGCCGTTGTTGAGCGCGCCGACCGTCATGATCGGCTTCCACGTCGAGCCGGGGGCGAACTGGCCCTGGGTCGCCCGGCTCAGCAGCGGGTTGTCGGCGGCGGCCGAGTAGAGGCGGGCGAGCTGCTTCTTGGTGATGCCGCCGACCCAGGTCTCCGGGTCGTACGTCGGCTGGCTGGCCATCGCGACGATCCGGCCCGTCTTGGCCTCCATCACGACGGCGGCGCCCGAGTCGGCGACGTAGTTCTTGTGCGTGACCGGGTCGTAGGTCTCTCGCGCCTTCGCGATGGTCTTCGCGAGCTGCCGCTCCACCGTGCCCTGGAGCTTGGCGTCGATGCTGGTGACGAGCGTGTCGCCGGGCTTGCCCGCGACCTCACCGTCGTCGCCGAGCACGCGGCCCATCGAGTCGACCGCCACGCTCTTGTAGCCGGGCATGCCGCGCAGCCAGCGGTCGTACTCCTTCTCGATCCCGGCCCGGCCGACCGACGACGCGCCGTTGACCGAGGTGTCGTCGTCCTTCCGGGACTGGTCGAGCTCGTCCTCGGTGATCGGGCTCAGGTAGCCGAGCACGTGCGCCAGGTTGATGCCGTACGGCGAGGGGTAGGCGCGCACGCTCTGCTGCTCGGCGAGCACGCCCGGGAAGTCCTCCGGCTGCTCGAGGACCCGCAGCGCGACGGCCTTCTTGACGTCCTCGGCGACCGGCACCGGCTGGTACGGCGAGCCGTTCCAGCACACGCCCGACTCCGAGCCTTCCTCGCCGCAGGTCACCAGCAGCTTGCGGATCCGCGGCGCCGACACGCGAACGACCCCGGCGACCCGCTCGAGCAGCACGCGCTGCTGGTGCTCGCTGAGCTTGGCCAGGACGCTGCGGTCGATCGACACCACCCACGACGTGCGGTTGGCGACCAGCGGGCGGCCCATGTCGTCGACGATCAGGCCCCGCTGCGGCTGGACCACGACCTCGCGGACCGACTGCGACGTGGCCTGGGCGTGGTACTCCTCGCCCCCGACGACCTGCAGGTAGTAGAGCCGCACGAAGAGCGTGGCGAACAGCGAGAACACCAGCGCCTGGATCACGAAGAGCCGCAGGCGACCGGTGCGCTGCGCCGACTTGGGGGGGAACATCAGGCGAGCGACCGGTCCGGCTCGAGGTGACGGAACATCGCCATCACCGGCGGCAGCACGAGCGGCGTGAGCACGACGTCCCAGAGCACGCCGACCAGCACCACCTCGAGCATCTGGGGGATGCCGATCGGGTCGCCGAGGACGAGCCCCGAGAGGGCGAAGACCGAGGTGCCGACGAAGGACGACGCGGCGACCGTCGCGACCACGGTGCCAGCGGTCGGCTGCGTCTCGCGGCGGACCCGGCCGGCGACGTACCCGACGACCACGAGGGCCAGCGCCCAGCGGCCGGCGAGGTGGTCGGACGGAGGCGCGAGGTCGAGGGCGAGACCGGCGGCGAACCCGAGCACGGCCGCGAACTCCGGGCCGCGGGTCAACGCGGCGCCGACGACGACGAGCAGGCAGACGTTGGGGACGATCCCGTCCCACGCCAGGTGCGGGAAGAAGGAGACCTGGAGGACCAGGGCGACGCCGACGGCGGCGGCGGCGACCACGGCACGGAGGAGGTTCACTGGAGGCTCCCTTCGGGCTCGATCACGGAGCGGTCGCTGTCGGTGCCGGACGGGACCACGATCCCGACCAGGTCGAGCGCACCGAAGTCGACGTACGGGTCGATGACCGCGCGCTGCGCCGTCTCGCGCAGGCTGCTGTAGACGCTGGTGACACGGCCGACCGGGACGCCGGCGACGTACGGGCCGCCGGCCTCGCTCCCCCAGGTCACGACGGTGTCGTGCTTGGCGGGTACGGCGGTGTCGTCGACGAGCTCGAGGTCCAGGCGCCCGTCGCCGCCCAGCACGCCGCGGCCGTGCAGGAAGCCGACCTCCATGCTCCGGCCGACCCGGCCGCCGACGACGGAGTCGGCGTCCACGATCAGCAGCACGGTCGCGGTGGTGCGGGTGACGCGCAGGACGCGGCCGACCAGGCCGTCGTTGTTGACCACGGTGAGGTCGGGGTGCACGCCGGCGTCGGAGCCGGCGTCGATGGTGACGGTCCGGGAGAAGGACTGGGAGGCGCCCATCCCGACGACGCGGGCCGGGACCAGGGAGTAGCCGAGGCTCTTGGCGGCCGCGGTGAGGCCGTCGTACTCCTCGAGGCGGTTGCGGTCGTAGTCCTGGGTCGCGACCTGGGAGCGCAGGTCGGAGTTCTCGGCCTGCAGGTCGAGCAGGTCCTGCTGCATCGAGTCCTTGGAGCGGAACCAGCGCGGGACAGCCGTGAACGGGCGTACGGCGGCGCTCGTCCCCACCTCCACGGGCCCGAAGACCTCGCCGACGGCGCGGCGGGCCGGGTCGACCGGCGAGGAGGAGAGCGAGTCGAGGCTCATCACCGTCAGGCAGGCCAGCACCAGCGCGACCAGCAGCCCGCGCCGCGGGCGCTGCTGGTCGTCGTCGGAGCCGCGCCACCGACGCTCCTTGCGGCGGTCGAGCCGGTTGAGACTCATCCCACCCGCCTGCGGTCGCTGACCAGCACCTGCTGGAGCGCCTCGAACTCCTCGACGCACTTGCCCGCACCGATCGCGACCGACGAGAGGGGGTTCTCGGCGACGTGCACCGGCATGCCGGTCTCGTGCCGCAGCCGCTCGTCGAGACCACGGAGCAGGGCGCCGCCGCCGGTGAGCACGATGCCGCGGTCCATGATGTCGCCGGCGAGCTCGGGCGGCGTCTGGTCGAGGGTGCTGCGCACGGCGTCGACGATCGCGTGCAGCGGCTCCTCGAGCGCCTGGCGCACCTCGGCGCTGGAGACCACGACGGTGCGCGGCAGGCCGGAGACCATGTCGCGGCCGCGGATCTCCGCCTCCGGCTCGTCCGTCACCGGGAACGCGGAGCCGAGGGTCATCTTGACCTCCTCGGCGGTGCGCTCGCCGAGCATCAGCGCGTGCTCCTTCTTCATCCACGCGACGATCGCCTGGTCCAGGTCGTCGCCGGCGGTGCGGATCGACAGGCTGGTGACGATGCCGCCGAGCGAGATGACCGCGACCTCGGTGGTGCCGCCGCCGACGTCGACGACCATGTTGCCGGTCGGCTGGTGGACGGGGAGCCCGGCGCCGATCGCGGCTGCCATCGGCTCCTCGATGATGTAGACCTTGCGGGCGCCGGCCTGGTAGCCGGCCTCCTTGACCGCGCGCTGCTCGACCGCGGTGATGCCGCTCGGCACGCAGATGACCATCCGCGGCTTGGCGAAGTAGCGGCGGCGGTGCACCTGCTGGATGAAGTAGCGCAGCATCTGCTCGGTGGCCTCGAAGTCCGCGATCACGCCGTCCTTGAGCGGGCGGATCGCGGTGATGTTGTCGGGCGTGCGCCCGATCATCCGCTTGGCCTCGTGGCCGACGGCCACGATGTCTCCGGTGCTCTCGTTGATCGCCACGACGCTCGGCTCGTCGAGCAGCACGCCCTTGCCGCGGACATAGACCAGCGTGTTCGCGGTGCCGAGGTCGACGGCCATGTCGCGGCCGATGAAGCTGTTAGCCATCGTGTCGCCTTGTTGCCTGTGGGGAAGAAGTGACAACAGGCTACGAACGGGGACGCCCAGCACCGGGGAGGACACGCGGCCTCACCTGCGGATTTCGCGATCAGCCCACGTCCGGGCCGGGGTCGTCCCGGCTCATCCAGTCCGGCCAGTCGTCCTGGGGCACGGCGACGCACGGGCCGGCGGCGAGCCGGATCAGCACGTCGCCCTCGGCCCCGAGGTCGGGGATGTCCATCAGGTCCGCCGCGACGGCACCGTCGTCGACGCGCACCCGGTCGCCGGCGGACGAGCCCCGCACGGCGTACCCGCTGCGCTCGGCGATGGTCCGCAGGTCGGCCCCGACGTCCTCCGGGGTGCCGGGCCGGGCCTGCAGGCGTACGTCGGCGATGTAGCGGAAGTCCTGGTAGCCCTCGGGGAACCGGCTGGTGCACCCCTCCCAGCGGCCCCGCGACTCCAGGACCTCCCCGCCGAGCACGTCCTGGCTGGCGGCCACCAGGCCCTGGGCGGTCTCCTCGACCGCGTCCCGCTGGCCGAGCAGGGCCTTCTCGGCGTCCTCGTGGTCGGCGCCGCCGTCGCCGAGGCCGGCGCACGCCGTGACCGCCAGCACCAGGGCGATCGCGGCGGCCGACGCCCAGCGCCGCCCCCGGCGTCGGCTCACGGTTCGTCCAGCGTGTCGCGCTCCGTCGGGTCGCGGTCCCACTCCGGGTCCTGCGGACCGGCGTACCAGGGGTCGGTGACCGGGTCCGCGGTGAGGACGGCGTCGTAGTTGCCGCTGACGATCTGGCTGAGGTTGTAGAGGGACTCGCTGCCGTGGTCGAAGTACTTCGAGTGCTCGCCGAAGTCGAGGTGGTCGGGACGGGTCGTCGACTCGGCCTCGAACCGGATCGCCCCGAAGTCGTCCTCCGCCGGGTCGTCGCCGAGGCCCGCTCCCCCGAGGACCGACTCCAGGTGGACCCATCCGTGGTTGCCGAGGTCCGCGATGGGGTCGCGCGAGTTGGCGCCGGCCCAGACGTGGCCCGGGTCGACCCCGGTGTCCCCCACGTCGTCGGTGTCGCCGCCGACACCCGGACTGCCGACGAAGACCAGGTCGTCGACCGGGATGCCCTCGTCGTGGGCGGCATGGCCGGTGGTCGTCGAGCCGTAGCTGTGGCCGATCGCCGTCAGGTGCGCGGGATCGCCGTCCCGCGAGTCGCGGAGCCCGTCGATCATGTCGGCCAGCCGATCGCCGCCGGCCGTCGCCATGTCCTCGCTGAGGACACCGGCGGCGTCCCAGCCCTCGCCCTCCCAGGGCAGGTTGTCCGGCGCGTCGTACCCGATCCAGAACATGGACGCCACGCCGGCGGTGCCGTCGACGCTGCGGGTGGCCTCGTAGAGGTCGAGCGCCCGGTCGGCCTGGTAGGGCGCGCTCTGCCCGTCGGTGCCGAAGCCGGGCACGGTGACCGCGACGTCGCGGGCGGTCGCGAGGTCGCCGGCCGCGATGGCGACCGCGCCGTCGCCGTCGAAGGCGGTCGGGTCGTAGACGTAGAGCTGCGAGGAGACCTGGTCGAGCGTCTGCGGGTCGATGCCGCCCTCGATCGTCTCCCGCGCCTGCTGCGCGGCGCGGGCGTTGTCGAGCCACTGGCGCTCGTCGTCGGTGAGCAGGCCCTGGTCCTCGAGGTGGCCCCAGTCGGCCAGGTCACGCTCCAGCGAGACGGTGTTGGCGGCGTCGCGGGCCCAGGGCGGGATGCCGTCCCGGTTGCCGATCGACTCCGGGGACGCGGCGATGATCGCCAGCTGCTGCTGGTGGTCGAGGCTGTCCCACCAGCGGTTGACCTCGCGGGACGACGCGTCCGGACCGGGCATCGCGTGGAGCGCGGCGTCCGCCGGGTCGTCGGCCCCGCCGTACCTCCGCTCGACCTGGTCGAGCGTGAGCACCCGCGCGAACGCCTCCTGGATGGCCTCCTCCTCGGCCATCAGGTCGGTGATCCATCGGTCCAGGTCGGTCTCGTAGGTCGCCACCCGGCTCGCGCAGTCGTCGCACGCCGCCTGGATCGCCGGTGCGTCGTCGACGGTCGCCGCGGCGACCCGGTCCCGCAGGGCGTCGATGGTCGCGACCAGCTGGGCGCGCTCGTCGACGAGCCTGCCCCGGCGATCGAGCAGGGACTGCAGCGTGGCGGCGTGCTGGTCGACCCGGCGCGCGACCGTGCGCAGCGCCAGGGACATCGCGTCGGCCAGACGGCCGGTGGGCCGGATTCCGTCGTGGTACGCCGTGGCGCCGAGCCCGGTCCACGTCGTGATCCGGGCGTCGCCCGCCACGAACGACCCCAGGTCGTCGACCTGGGCGGAGGCCGCGAGCAGGTCGGCGGCGTACTCGCGGATGCCGGCGGGGTCGGCCTCCAGGTCGGGGACCTCCCGCGGCAGCGGCGGGAGGGTGACGACGCCGGTCACCGCTCCTCCCGGAGCGCGTCGTCGAGCAGCAGGTGGTCGGAGGCGACGAGCTGGTCGGTGCGCGCGTAGTCGGCGGCGCTGGCCCGCAGGCCGTCGGCCTGGGTCTCCGCCGTCGCGCCGAGATCACTGACGTGCCGCTGCCAGGTGCTGGCGAACCGCGCGGCCGCGCCCGCGACCCCCGACGTGAAGCCCGCGGTCGGTGCGTCGGCGACCTGGCCGGCCGCGGCCTCGAGATCGAGGTGGCGCTCGTCCCACGCCCGGGCCGTGGTGCCCATGGTGAGCGGCACCGCCATCGTGAACGGATCGGCCATCAGCGCCTCGCCAGCTCGCGGGCCCGGTCGGCGCCGACGGGCAGGGAGGTGGAGGTGGCGGTGAGGACGAAGCTGCCGGACGCCGCGGCGTACGTCGCCCGCAGGTGCATCGTGGCGCGCCGGCCGATCAGCTGGCTGACGGCGCCCGCCCGGTAGGCGAGCTCCCACCCGTCGCGGGTGAGCGCGGCGGCCAGCGTCTCGAGGGGCGACTCGCCGAGCCGCCCGGCCAGCCGGGCGCGCGCCTCGACGCTGGTCGGGTCGTCGCCGAACGCGAAGCGGGTCTCCGGCACCTGACCGTCACCGACGGCCTCGGCCCAGGCCTTCGTGGCGATGCCGGTGGCCAGGTCGAAGGCGTTGGCGAGCTGCTGCTCGGTGGCCTGCTCCACCTGCTGGACCGGCTCGGCGGCGCGCTGCTCGGGCGGCAGGAGGACGATGTCCACGTCCGGGTGTCGGCGCCGGACGGCGGCGAAGAACGGCGGGAGCGGCGCATCCCGAGGCTGGAGCTCCATGCCGGAAGGCTGCCCTGAGGCGCCCTCCCGAAACCGTTACAGGCCGGGGAACCAGATCCCGATCTCGCGCTCGGCGGACTCGGGCGAGTCGGAGCCGTGCACGAGGTTCTGCTGGACCTTCAGTCCCCAGTCGCGGCCGAGGTCGCCGCGGATCGTGCCCGGAGCGGCGACCGTGGGGTCGGTCGCACCCGCCAGCGAGCGGAAGCCCTCGATGCACCGCTCGCCCTCCAGCACGATCGCGACGACCGGGCCGGACAGCATGAAGTCGACGAGCGGCTGGTAGAACGGCTTGCCCTCGTGCTCCGCGTAGTGCTCGGCGAGCACCTCGGGCGTCGCGGACCGCAGCTCGAGCGCCACCAGGGCGTAGCCCTTGGCCTCGATGCGGCGGATGATCTCACCGGCCTGGCCGCGCTTGACGGCGTCGGGCTTGAGCAGGACGAGGGTGCGCTGGGTCATAGCCCGGAGCCTATAGAGACGCGGCCCGTCGTACGACGTCGGCCGGGACCGGTCCGCTGGCGTCGTCGGACGGGACCGGGTCGCCGGCCGTCCGCCGCACCGGGATGACGCCGCCCCACACCCCGGCCTCGATGTCCTCGGCGTCGTCGACCGGACCCTCGCCCCGCGACTTCATCGACGCCTCGTGCAAGGACACGGCGAGCACGGCCGTCGCGGCCAGCTCCTTGCGGGTGCTGGCCCGCAGCGTCGCCGAGCGTCCCGGGATCATGTGGTCGACGATCAGGTCCAGGGCGCGGCGGCGCTCGTCCTCGTCGTCCACCAGGCGGGCGGCGCCGATGACGACGGCGGAGCGGTAGTTCATCGAGTGGTGGAAGGCGGAGCGCGCGGCGACCAGCCCGTCCAGCTCGGTCACCGTGACGCAGACCGTGCTGTCGGTCGCGGTCCGCAGCCAGCCCGCGGCCACCGAGCCGTGCAGGTAGAGGGTGCCGTCGAGGTCGGGGCCGTCCAGGTCCACGGCGTACGCCGCCGGCAGCACGAGCGGGTGGCTGACCCCGTCGCGGGCGACTGTCACGCCGAGGTGGGCGATGAGCGCGTCCGCCAGGAGGCGGTGCAGCTCGGCGCGGTCCTCCACCATCCGGTTGCGGCCGCGGCCGACCGTGGTGCGCGGTGTCGGGGAGAGCGGAGGCAGTGTCGGGCTCAGCGTCATGGGTCTAGCCTGACGGTGAAGTGGCCTGCACGCACGGGCCAATCCGACACCAGTTCGACAGGACACTCAGATGAGCACCCTCCCGGTCGTGCTCGACCGCACCGCCCCCGGACCGCTGGGCGTCCAGCTCTCGGGCGCGATCCGCGAGCTCGTCGTCGCCGGGACCCTGGCCCGCGGCGACCGGCTCCCCAGCAGCCGGGCGCTGGCCGCCGACCTCGCCGTCAGCCGCTCGGTGACCGAGCACGCCTACGAGCAGCTGCTCGCCGAGGGCTGGCTGGAGGCCAGGCGCGGGTCCGGCACGTACGTCGCGGCCGGCGGCGCCACCGCCAGCGCCTCGCCTCGTCGGCCTGCCCGGGCACCCGTCCGCGACCTGGTCCGGCTCGACGCCGGCACCCCCTGGATCGACCCCCGGCACGCGGCCGGGTGGCGCCGGGCCTGGCGCGAGGTGTCGACCGCCCGGCCGCCG is part of the Nocardioides conyzicola genome and encodes:
- the ndk gene encoding nucleoside-diphosphate kinase — encoded protein: MTQRTLVLLKPDAVKRGQAGEIIRRIEAKGYALVALELRSATPEVLAEHYAEHEGKPFYQPLVDFMLSGPVVAIVLEGERCIEGFRSLAGATDPTVAAPGTIRGDLGRDWGLKVQQNLVHGSDSPESAEREIGIWFPGL
- a CDS encoding pyridoxamine 5'-phosphate oxidase family protein, encoding MTLSPTLPPLSPTPRTTVGRGRNRMVEDRAELHRLLADALIAHLGVTVARDGVSHPLVLPAAYAVDLDGPDLDGTLYLHGSVAAGWLRTATDSTVCVTVTELDGLVAARSAFHHSMNYRSAVVIGAARLVDDEDERRRALDLIVDHMIPGRSATLRASTRKELAATAVLAVSLHEASMKSRGEGPVDDAEDIEAGVWGGVIPVRRTAGDPVPSDDASGPVPADVVRRAASL
- a CDS encoding alpha/beta hydrolase, whose product is MTGVVTLPPLPREVPDLEADPAGIREYAADLLAASAQVDDLGSFVAGDARITTWTGLGATAYHDGIRPTGRLADAMSLALRTVARRVDQHAATLQSLLDRRGRLVDERAQLVATIDALRDRVAAATVDDAPAIQAACDDCASRVATYETDLDRWITDLMAEEEAIQEAFARVLTLDQVERRYGGADDPADAALHAMPGPDASSREVNRWWDSLDHQQQLAIIAASPESIGNRDGIPPWARDAANTVSLERDLADWGHLEDQGLLTDDERQWLDNARAAQQARETIEGGIDPQTLDQVSSQLYVYDPTAFDGDGAVAIAAGDLATARDVAVTVPGFGTDGQSAPYQADRALDLYEATRSVDGTAGVASMFWIGYDAPDNLPWEGEGWDAAGVLSEDMATAGGDRLADMIDGLRDSRDGDPAHLTAIGHSYGSTTTGHAAHDEGIPVDDLVFVGSPGVGGDTDDVGDTGVDPGHVWAGANSRDPIADLGNHGWVHLESVLGGAGLGDDPAEDDFGAIRFEAESTTRPDHLDFGEHSKYFDHGSESLYNLSQIVSGNYDAVLTADPVTDPWYAGPQDPEWDRDPTERDTLDEP